A window of the Trichoderma asperellum chromosome 4, complete sequence genome harbors these coding sequences:
- a CDS encoding uncharacterized protein (TransMembrane:3 (o27-48i69-88o94-111i)) has protein sequence MKIKAMDETQCYRSLIQDEALRLRHRLLATLFFFQSFIQIPPYLHICYDKNYLSFLCRSLNISINRRSFMFYHFHLFSGSITILSLLFGAFFSSFFGFGVSCVDIFCWDIIMSSYKVEKLEFGGGGRNEDFIIFLSIRSPLLLYEGGILEN, from the coding sequence atgaaaataaaagcGATGGATGAAACCCAATGTTATAGGAGCCTAATTCAAGACGAAGCACTACGACTACGGCATCGACTGCTTGCGActttattcttcttccaatcCTTCATACAAATACCGCCTTATTTACACATCTGCTACGACAAAAATTATTTATCCTTTCTTTGCCGCTCCCTCAACATCTCCATCAATAGGCGATCCTTTATGTTTTACCATTTTCACCTCTTTTCCGGCTCTATCACTATCCTGTCATTGTTATTtggtgcctttttttcttctttttttggatttGGCGTTAGCTGTGTTGATATTTTTTGTTGGGATATTATCATGTCTTCTTACAAGGTGGAGAAATTAGagtttggggggggggggcgaaACGAGGATTTCATCATTTTTCTCTCAATACGAAGTCCCTTGCTTCTATACGAAGGGGGGATATTGGAGAATTAA
- a CDS encoding uncharacterized protein (EggNog:ENOG41~TransMembrane:1 (o131-154i)) has protein sequence MANQLPITTIVPFGNIQKLPACAAACGHLYDANGACVPPAVPSNSPAVYTSCFCFDSRLAPFSTTTAGVCDDACTANPSGLASITNWYHSVCNIQKGVAPSTTASTSSTSTSTGIPFQSHPASGDWISNHWQWVVMLVILVVGIAGIWIGACIWRRRYLRNRELRKQAGATDSWGSGVPAADAAAGGIPMTYQDKSNATPSLPTFTSTSEKRNTTTKLWPFSSNRS, from the exons ATGG CGAATCAATTGCCAATCACCACCATCGTGCCTTTTGGCAACATCCAAAAACTGCCTGCCTGTGCCGCTGCTTGCGGCCATCTCTACGATGCCAATGGCGCATGTGTTCCTCCCGCCGTGCCCAGCAACAGTCCCGCCGTCTACACGTCATGCTTCTGCTTCGACTCTCGACTTGCGCCCTTTTCGACGACAACCGCCGGCGTTTGCGACGATGCCTGTACCGCGAATCCTAGCGGCCTAGCATCCATCACCAACTGGTATCACAGCGTTTGCAACATCCAGAAAGGAGTAGCTCCCTCCACGACTGCCTCGACCTCAAGTACTTCGACCAGCACGGGTATTCCTTTCCAATCACACCCGGCTAGCGGCGACTG GATCTCCAACCACTGGCAATGGGTTGTGATGCTAGTCATTCTCGTCGTTGGCATCGCCGGCATCTGGATAGGCGCATGCATCTGGCGCCGTCGCTACCTCCGTAACCGCGAGCTTCGAAAACAAGCTGGCGCCACCGACTCCTGGGGCTCCGGTGTCCCTGCCGctgacgccgccgccggcggtATTCCCATGACCTATCAGGACAAGTCGAACGCGACGCCAAGCCTACCTACCTTTACGTCGACGTCCGAGAAGCGCAACACGACGACCAAGCTGTGGCCATTCAGCAGCAATCGATCAtga
- a CDS encoding uncharacterized protein (TransMembrane:11 (o30-51i111-130o183-202i443-474o494-514i535-553o583-609i630-651o657-674i695-715o721-741i)): MLGDNKNDTCDGEDYIRPASKTERDLEVQLVLSLILGIGAFIAFCILRPRWPTLYAARKRRLDPTIGLPPLTDSFFGWIPRLYKVTEEQILASAGLDAFVFLTFFKMATRIFAIMTFFAFVVLWPINYSYRNFQPLLGGNHTTGDDPDDWDDLYRPIGLPLGSVAMGLEDKIEKDKSRERTFLWAYVFFTYFFVALTIYFINKETFRIIGYRQDYLGSQSTLTDRTFRLTGVPTDFRTEARIRAVIEKLRIGTVETVSICRNWKSLDKIVEERHQILHKLELSWARYRKQQLYTAANARNGRTDSPRNNSHISEGDEESGENWRLLGGGSGQAHVSEGDRPQVSIRYGIFGLRSRKVDAIDYYEEKLRRIDEKVIEARKKEYATTDMVLVTMDSVASCQLIVQARIDPRPGRFLTKAAPSPSDIVWKNTYEPRGVRRIKAWTITLFITILTLVWIFPTAFLASWLSICTIQKVLPSFSVWLKDHAIIHSLFQNGLPTLVVSLLNVAVPYLYEFLSNRQGMISHGDVELSLISKNFFFTFFNTFFVFAVSRTGFDFWSVLQDFLKDTSKIPRAIAADVEDLSVFYINFIMLQGIGLMPFRILEVGSVFLFPINRFLAQTPRDYAALKKPPLFQYGFYLPTSLLVFNLCVIYSVLRWGFAILLFGTLYFSIGYFTFKHMLLYAMDQPQHATGGAWQIICYRIVIGLIVFEIVMVGQIASLSAFVQSVAIMPLIPFSIWYSYYFKRRFVPLMKYIALRAIKSDEGSDEDQAVVDDEESDDASPSRSRSREMLRRGSTLDELKEKGLTFTNPSLIDPLQQAWVYTDPPPITMTDEESEDGSGEGSEDQPTLVLPNADSSLGIGEDNVWLNAAGRDRSTR, translated from the exons ATGCTCGGGGACAATAAGAACGACACGTGCGACGGCGAGGATTACATCCGGCCGGCGTCCAAGACGGAGCGCGATCTCGAGGTGCAGCTGGTCCTGTCCTTGATTCTGGGCATTGGGGCCTTTATCGCATTCTGT ATTCTGCGCCCGCGATGGCCGACTCTCTACGCCGCGCGCAAGAGGCGCCTTGATCCCACGATTGGCCTGCCGCCGCTGACCGACTCTTTCTTTGGATGGATCCCCAGGCTGTACAAGGTGACGGAGGAGCAGATTCTGGCGTCGGCTGGACTCGATGCGTTTGTG TTCTTGACCTTCTTCAAAATGGCCACCCGCATCTTTGCCATCATgaccttcttcgccttcgtcGTGCTGTGGCCAATCAACTACAGCTACCGCAACTTCCAGCCTTTGCTGGGGGGAAACCACACGACTGGTGACGACCCCGACGACTGGGACGACCTATATCGGCCCATTGGCCTGCCTTTGGGCTCTGTTGCGATGGGCTTGGAAGACAAGATAGAGAAAGACAAGAGCCGGGAGAGGACGTTTTTATGGGCCTACGTCTTTTTCACGTACTTCTTTGTGGCGCTGACAatctactttattaataaagagacGTTTCGCATCATTGGGTACAGGCAAGACTACCTGGGATCGCAGTCGACCCTCACGGACCGAACATTTCGCCTTACGGGCGTCCCCACTGATTTCAGAACTGAAGCGCGCATTAGAGCCGTCATTGAGAAGCTACGCATTGGCACGGTCGAGACTGTGTCAATATGCAGAAATTGGAAGTCGCTGGATAAGATCGTCGAAGAAAGACACCAGATCCTTCATAAGCTTGAGCTGTCCTGGGCGCGCTACcgaaagcagcagctgtataCGGCCGCGAATGCCCGAAATGGCCGTACCGATTCTCCGCGAAACAATTCTCATATTAGCGAAGGCGATGAAGAGTCTGGCGAGAATTGGCGGCTCCTAGGCGGCGGCTCCGGCCAGGCCCACGTCTCGGAAGGCGATCGACCCCAAGTCTCCATCCGCTACGGAATCTTTGGATTGCGGAGCCGCAAGGTCGATGCTATTGACTACTACGAGGAGAAACTTCGAAGGATTGACGAAAAGGTCATTGAGGCCCGCAAGAAGGAGTACGCCACCACCGACATGGTGCTTGTGACCATGGACTCTGTCGCGTCATGCCAGTTGATCGTCCAAGCTCGAATTGACCCCCGGCCAGGACGATTCTTGACTAAGGCTGCGCCGTCACCCTCTGACATTGTGTGGAAAAACACTTACGAGCCGCGTGGAGTGCGACGTATCAAAGCATGGACGATTACTCTATTCATCACGATTCTGACGCTTGTCTGGATTTTCCCAACGGCGTTTCTTGCGTCTTGGCTCAGTATATGCACTATCCAGAAAGTCTTGCCATCCTTCTCCGTCTGGCTCAAGGACCACGCCATCATTCACTCGTTGTTTCAGAACGGTCTGCCTACATTGGTAGTCTCGCTGCTTAACGTTGCTGTTCCCTATCTCTACGAATTTCTATCAAACCGTCAAGGAATGATATCCCATGGCGATGTGGAACTGTCGCTAATCTCCAagaacttcttcttcaccttcttcaacaccttctttgtctttgctgtCTCAAGAACCGGTTTTGATTTCTGGAGCGTACTTCAAGACTTTCTTAAAGACACGAGCAAGATCCCTAGAGCGATAGCGGCTGATGTGGAGGACTTGTCCGtcttctatattaatttCATCATGCTGCAAGGCATTGGCCTGATGCCTTTTCGAATTCTGGAAGTTGGAAGCGTGTTTCTCTTCCCAATCAATCGCTTTCTGGCCCAGACACCGCGAGACTACGCCGCGCTTAAGAAGCCGCCCTTGTTTCAATATGGGTTTTATCTGCCAACTTCTCTGCTCGTTTTTAACCTTTGCGTCATATACTCCGTTTTGAGATGGGGCTTCGCTATCCTGCTGTTTGGAACCCTGTATTTCTCCATCGGGTATTTTACATTCAAGCACATGCTCCTCTACGCGATGGACCAGCCGCAGCATGCGACTGGAGGTGCCTGGCAGATAATATGCTACCGTATCGTCATTGGACTAATTGTCTTTGAGATTGTCATGGTCGGACAGATTGCTTCACTCTCCGCCTTTGTACAGTCTGTGGCGATCATGCCTCTCATCCCCTTTTCGATTTGGTACAGCTACTATTTCAAGAGGCGATTTGTACCGTTGATGAAGTACATTGCTCTGCGAGCCATCAAATCTGATGAGGGCTCCGATGAAGACCAAGCTGTTGTGGATGATGAGGAGTCTGATGACGCTAGCCCAAGTCGCTCACGATCACGAGAAATGCTGCGTAGAGGCAGTACGTTGGATGAACTTAAGGAGAAGGGTTTGACGTTTACGAACCCAAGTCTTATCGACCC TCTACAGCAAGCTTGGGTCTACACTGATCCGCCTCCGATCACAATGACAGACGAGGAGTCTGAGGATGGCTCTGGAGAAGGGTCTGAAGACCAGCCGACCTTGGTGTTGCCTAACGCAGACAGCTCCTTGGGCATTGGAGAAGATAATGTTTGGCTGAACGCAGCAGGACGAGACCGAAGTACAAGATGA
- a CDS encoding uncharacterized protein (EggNog:ENOG41), which produces MTGQNLSRWFPLTSPSDFLYFLPPRRGVDTPRKLRLISSAAGLGNPMDLLDGILHGFSTSLLGSGSTAIVSSLDSEPWHARREYGIPFAASGSSQDVDVDQDEDLLSTNVPQDSPIRRLAAASADHFRAVPLSDGYHILFTDPRTGNLCLGSDAPVGSLTRLLRKIWFRPPQQAYSPAPLLYAVGADTRHGVRVVATFAARRREEFFGVSDIGVRRFDNRDSGKQLLVFYTVPPDIFYDMRRADSEARSTGYHSPEDREPGRSESRYSPVDIFSDPFEENSVYPMEIHGHVVATCGNLTEIALNSSPDLIIWAFAAEGWAKTWVLDIGRRTPIMRSAAQRDGSIRQVDADGDVIMTDSLPSLDSSSEMSSLDFNLFDGAPISDTRGELVVSKTTTVRRCHGKRHRVRGDI; this is translated from the coding sequence ATGACTGGCCAGAATCTCAGTCGATGGTTTCCACTTACATCTCCAAGCGACTTTCTCTATTTCCTGCCGCCACGAAGGGGAGTAGACACACCGAGGAAACTGAGACTGATCAGCTCAGCCGCTGGCCTGGGCAATCCTATGGACCTACTAGATGGCATTCTTCACGGATTCAGCACGTCGCTATTGGGATCAGGGAGCACAGCGATAGTGTCGTCGCTGGATTCTGAGCCTTGGCATGCGCGGCGTGAATATGGAATCCCTTTTGCGGCCAGCGGATCGAGCCAAGATGTCGATGTGGATCAGGACGAAGATCTCTTGAGTACGAATGTACCACAAGATAGCCCTATTCGgcggctggctgctgcgagTGCCGACCATTTTCGTGCGGTGCCGTTGAGTGACGGTTACCATATCCTCTTTACCGACCCTCGTACTGGAAACCTATGTTTGGGGTCTGATGCTCCTGTAGGCTCTCTTACTCGTCTCCTTCGTAAGATCTGGTTTCGCCCTCCCCAACAAGCGTATTCACCTGCACCGCTATTGTATGCTGTTGGAGCTGATACGAGACATGGTGTTCGTGTCGTCGCGACCTTTGCGGCCCGACGACGAGAAGAATTTTTCGGGGTTTCTGATATAGGCGTAAGAAGATTTGATAATAGGGACTCTGGGAAAcagcttcttgttttttataCAGTTCCGCCGGATATCTTCTACGATATGCGTCGGGCAGACTCTGAGGCTAGATCTACGGGATATCACTCTCCTGAAGATCGGGAACCAGGACGCTCCGAGTCAAGATACAGCCCCGTCGACATATTCAGCGACCCTTTTGAGGAGAACTCGGTTTATCCAATGGAGATACATGGACATGTGGTGGCGACTTGCGGGAACCTTACAGAAATTGCACTAAACTCTTCGCCAGACTTGATAATCTGGGCCTTTGCCGCGGAAGGATGGGCTAAGACTTGGGTATTGGATATCGGGAGACGGACACCTATCATGCGGTCTGCTGCTCAACGAGACGGGAGTATTAGACAagttgatgctgatggcgaTGTCATCATGACTGACTCTTTGCCTTCTCTGGACTCGTCCTCGGAGATGAGTTCCCTAGATTTTAACCTCTTTGATGGCGCCCCGATCAGCGACACGCGTGGCGAGCTGGTGGTGTCAAAGACAACGACGGTACGGCGCTGCCATGGCAAGAGGCATCGTGTGCGGGGGGACATTTAG
- a CDS encoding uncharacterized protein (EggNog:ENOG41): MAEVLTKSIIASKESQDAAANPDTTDPQISDSVISDTANAKPLGLEEELIKLREKLALAEASIEKEKQQREKLETELKEGTKQISGDDLKGLLQQMKSHFSGVEERTKDESWSLGRKIYEIGWELQYIETLTGIVDTASEERDKLRDTTSKLQSYCNMLRDELQSARPGDRILTFEEISENENQEENAKAGVFNDGLMVELNPMNWKMFKFPHNPNQLESRYFVIDILIEEPAITFDDYSNPWYARRAVPPPQERTVGVMATAEKSLSSWKEMVDDSDPSKQVVPERIRIRSKYIIDILREIFELKPKSYDGNNGVVMVRPYRALVHYDKEIRAQYRKLEDTILSKSKEKLDDEKVLKNENDDEAQDTSETNNAVEDGGKEEYASTLTAFQHLGCLIEFMDRVIKAKINYLSQPGLRTISFKHIWYLFKPGDTVVGQGQQQVYRVMNITSTGHLVTPPWRIWNKDENSPVENITLHCVYIDFDGKQLGPVTQTFTIEKFDGEKAITALDVYPIRFAATGHHARTENKSETGESGYRNKLVERGKLFVDVAHIKHMHYNGFALETRDEIDSQVMIDFAEAFAVKDAETAAANAMNDAAQVNNWQPKVESIIGRDLGQSASSDDKDAHSCLGACCKGDYVYADAYIEKDRYEEYVAGIMASAEELNIEPPVAIHPRSLKELAAAKDSLTEDDLLIMPYRVFGFVLRSRKWAKLDLKYLNPADEGLKKKTAFDQLVLPTGHKDIVHCLVAQHFRDKAARVSDNEEVDIVRGKGKGLIILLHGAPGVGKTTTAEGVAERFNKPLFQITCGDLGTIASEVETALERNFSLANRWGSILLLDEADVFLAQRSPKNFIRNGLVAVFLRVLEYYAGILFLTTNRIGDFDEAFASRIHVSLYYPPLDLKSTRKIFKLNLRLIKERFREKNRSITINKKEILNYASDYWEKNEKMRWNGRQIRNACQTALAIAEFDAQKDASGDDDAKDAQVTLSDDHINTVFSAYLEFMRYLKNIYGKDADRVAKDMGIRAREAAIARHIDDDDDDDSSDDDDDDDDKPKKKAAEPQPPQTLPPAIPLLDNKIPIAAAEANPSPNLAAPSLATTNGSPTPSSSAAAAAGHYQLSSGQPHAPNPYMLPNGYPAGGPPPPSFFPPYMNMMYTPQAFIHGQAQYPNMASQQPHVQAQAQTQAQAQTSLAPGTGSPPQMPQMTPQMAAQMAFQGWPSMNWQGMQGGPMVYPGMAMGNGSENTPPVSQPGS, translated from the exons ATGGCCGAGGTATTAACGAAATCAATCATAGCCTCTAAAGAAAGCCAAGATGCCGCAGCCAACCCAGACACCACAGACCCACAGATTTCAGACTCTGTGATATCCGATACAGCGAATGCAAAACCACTAGGACTTGAAGAAGAGTTGATTAAGCTGAGAGAGAAGCTTGCCCTTGCAGAGGCAAGTattgagaaagaaaagcagcagcgagaAAAACTTGAGACCGAGCTTAAAGAGGGTACAAAGCAAATCTCTGGCGATGATTTAAAAGGGCTTCTCCAGCAAATGAAGAGTCACTTTAGCGGAGTAGAAGAAAGAACCAAGGATGAATCTTGGTCACTGGGGCGCAAAATATATGAGATCGGATGGGAGCTCCAGTATATCGAGACTCTCACTGGAATTGTGGACACTGCCTCAGAGGAGCGCGACAAGCTACGAGATACCACATCAAAGCTACAGAGTTATTGTAACATGTTGAGAGACGAGCTGCAGAGTGCACGCCCTGGAGATCGGATCCTGACCTTTGAGGAAATTAGTGAAAACGAAAATCAAGAGGAAAATGCCAAAGCGGGTGTTTTTAATGATGGGCTGATGGTCGAGCTGAACCCTATGAACTGGAAAATGTTCAAATTTCCGCACAATCCCAATCAGCTAGAAAGCCGATATTTTGTCATTGATATCTTGATAGAGGAGCCGGCTATTACCTTCGACGACTATTCCAACCCCTGGTACGCGCGCCGTGCagtaccaccaccacaagaAAGGACAGTAGGTGTAATGGCAACGGCGGAAAAGAGCTTGTCTTCGTGGAAAGAGATGGTCGATGATTCAGACCCCAGCAAGCAGGTTGTGCCTGAGAGAATTCGAATAAGGTCGAAGTATATCATTGATATACTTCGTGAAATTTTCGAGTTGAAACCAAAGTCATACGACGGTAACAATGGAGTCGTCATGGTCCGGCCTTACCGAGCACTAGTGCACTACGATAAGGAAATCCGCGCCCAATATCGCAAGCTGGAAGATACTATTCTTTCCAAGTCCAAAGAGAAACTTGATGACGAAAAGGTTctaaaaaatgaaaatgatgatgaagcacAAGATACCTCCGAGACAAATAATGCAGTTGAAGATGGAGGTAAAGAGGAATATGCATCTACCTTGACGGCTTTTCAACACCTCGGCTGCCTGATTGAATTTATGGATCGTGtaatcaaggccaagatAAACTACTTATCACAACCAGGCTTGCGAACAATATCTTTCAAACACATATGGTACCTCTTCAAGCCGGGAGATACTGTAGTTGGCCAAGGACAACAGCAAGTATACAGAGTCATGAATATTACCAGCACAGGCCACTTGGTCACTCCGCCTTGGCGAATCTGGAACAAAGACGAAAACTCACCAGTGGAAAACATTACTCTTCACTGCGTCTATATCGACTTCGATGGTAAGCAGCTTGGGCCAGTAACTCAAACCTTTACCATCGAAAAGTTTGACGGCGAAAAGGCTATAACTGCGCTCGATGTCTACCCCATTCGGTTCGCAGCCACGGGCCATCACGCTCGCACAGAAAACAAGTCAGAAACCGGGGAGTCGGGATATCGAAACAAACTAGTAGAACGCGGCAAGCTGTTTGTAGACGTTGCGCATATAAAGCACATGCATTATAACGGCTTTGCGCTCGAGACGCGCGACGAGATCGACAGTCAAGTCATGATTGACTTTGCAGAGGCTTTTGCGGTGAAGGATGCAGaaacagcagcggcaaacGCCATGAATGACGCGGCCCAGGTGAATAACTGGCAACCAAAGGTGGAATCAATCATCGGGCGAGATTTGGGACAAAGTGCTTCATCAGACGACAAGGATGCGCACTCATGCCTGGGAGCTTGCTGCAAAGGCGATTACGTATATGCCGACGCTTACATTGAGAAGGATAGATACGAAGAATATGTCGCCGGTATAATGGCCAGTGCCGAAGAGCTGAATATTGAGCCACCTGTTGCGATTCATCCCCGTTCACTGAAAGAgttggcagcagccaagGACTCGCTTACAGAGGACGACCTGTTGATCATGCCATATCGGGTATTCGGGTTCGTCTTGCGAAGCCGAAAATGGG CAAAACTTGACCTGAAATATTTGAACCCCGCTGACGAAGgcctaaagaagaaaacagctTTTGATCAGCTTGTCCTCCCAACGGGCCACAAGGATATAGTTCACTGTTTAGTCGCCCAACACTTTCGCGACAAGGCAGCTAGAGTCAGTGATAATGAAGAAGTCGACATTGTACGAGGGAAAG GAAAGGGCCTTATTATTCTCCTCCACGGAGCTCCTGGAGTGGGCAAGACGACTACAGCAG AGGGTGTTGCTGAACGATTTAACAAGCCTCTATTCCAAATTACATGCG GAGATTTGGGAACAATTGCCAGCGAGGTAGAAACAGCATTGGAGCGCAACTTCAGTCTCGCCAACAGATGGGGCAGCATTCTTCTCCTCGACGAAGCCGACGTCTTCCTCGCACAACGATCTCCCAAGAACTTTATCAGAAACGGACTTGTTGCCG TCTTCCTCCGAGTCCTAGAATACTACGCcggcatcctcttcctcacaACCAACCGCATCGGCGACTTCGACGAAGCCTTTGCCTCCCGAATCCACGTCAGCCTCTACTACCCACCCCTCGATCTCAAATCCACCCGCAAAATCTTCAAGCTCAACCTCCGCCTCATCAAGGAGCGCTTCCGGGAGAAGAACCgctccatcaccatcaacaagaAAGAGATCCTCAACTACGCAAGCGACTACTGGGAAAAGAACGAAAAGATGCGCTGGAACGGCCGCCAAATCAGAAACGCCTGCCAGACAgccctcgccatcgccgagTTCGACGCACAGAAGGACGCCTcgggcgacgacgacgccaaAGACGCCCAGGTCACCCTCTCCGACGACCACATCAACACCGTCTTCTCGGCCTATCTCGAATTCATGCGCTACCTCAAGAACATCTACGGCAAAGACGCAGACAGAGTAGCCAAAGACATGGGCATCCGCGCCCGAGaagccgccatcgccagacacatcgacgacgacgatgacgacgactcaagcgacgacgacgacgacgacgacgacaagcccaagaaaaaggcagcagAGCCCCAACCGCCTCAAACTCTTCCTCCCGCCATCCCACTCCTCGACAACAAAATCCCCATCGCCGCAGCAGAAGCCAATCCCAGCCCAAACCTAGCCGCCCCCAGCCTCGCCACCACAAACGGATCACCAacgccctcctcctcagccgccgccgccgccggacACTACCAACTATCTTCCGGCCAACCTCACGCCCCAAACCCTTACATGCTGCCCAACGGCTACCCAGCAGGCGGACCACCACCGCCCAGCTTCTTCCCCCCTTACATGAACATGATGTACACCCCTCAGGCATTCATTCATGGCCAGGCCCAATACCCAAACATGGCCTCCCAGCAACCACACGTACAGGCACAAGCACAGACGCAGGCGCAGGCGCAGACATCCTTGGCGCCAGGCACAGGCAGCCCTCCACAGATGCCTCAAATGACACCGCAGATGGCCGCTCAAATGGCTTTTCAAGGCTGGCCAAGCATGAATTGGCAAGGGATGCAAGGAGGGCCAATGGTATATCCCGGTATGGCCATGGGCAACGGCAGCGAGAACACCCCTCCAGTCTCCCAGCCTGGATCTTGA
- a CDS encoding uncharacterized protein (EggNog:ENOG41) translates to MSSRKLIHQAQNAHFVSTQIGLNAIWNDTGRLVMSQRMTGQAMEYLIDKVDRGYREGAHFYNTVHRLLLDAEESKKARDLSLQNKIASLEEKIASLEGSSRASTPGTPEPTQVWPSQQAPWAGYPLQFGPYLPAYHNTWPGTFPPQEAFTGPSFNAGSYSHLPINLLSPQNQPLSPPPPQLPKTVSSSRFLDLLNIALDLDKTDLDIVKDGSYRIPRKLRAHAEQVTRTMQFRDWIVTPNSRRLLIHGELPRESLATWHISPLSHFCAMLMHMLRERENYISLVFFCGCHVETEDGNIGAVVMMKSLLAQLLQQIPFESLTLDESININCLSENNCDISQLCDLFVWLVHRQLSRDYTLVCMIDGVGYYETDEFELDVLVVMKMLLKLSEETFNEEDDGESLCGDTKVLITTPFATDAIQELFEDMDGSNEMSFVSMSGLPRINEYLGMPEDLWNQDLEDEGSVDHDSAMSDEVDSHSVSDA, encoded by the exons ATGAGCAGTCGGAAACTCATTCATCAAGCACAAAATGCCCATTTTGTTTCTACCCAGATTGGACTGAATGCTATCTGGAATG ATACTGGGCGGCTTGTCATGTCCCAGCGCATGACCGGCCAAGCAATGGAATACTTGATCGATAAAGTCGATCGCGGCTATAGAGAAGGAGCCCACTTCTATAACACAGTGCACAGACTACTCCTAGATGCCGAAGAGAgtaaaaaagcaagagatCTAAGTCTCCAAAACAAAATCGCCAGcttggaagagaagattGCTAGCCTCGAAGGGTCTTCTAGGGCATCGACTCCTGGAACTCCAGAACCCACTCAAGTGTGGCCAAGCCAACAGGCTCCTTGGGCGGGCTATCCACTCCAGTTTGGCCCATACTTGCCAGCTTATCATAATACATGGCCCGGTACTTTTCCGCCACAAGAAGCATTTACGGGACCTTCGTTTAATGCAGGTTCATATAGCCATTTACCGATTAACCTTCTTTCGCCTCAAAACCAGCCActgtcaccaccacctccacaACTGCCAAAAACTGTCAGTTCTTCTCGTTTTCTCGATCTCCTCAATATCGCGCTTGATCTCGACAAAACGGATCTCGATATCGTAAAAGATGGCAGTTACAGAATTCCAAGGAAACTCCGCGCTCACGCTGAGCAAGTGACTCGAACAATGCAGTTCCGCGATTGGATTGTCACACCAAACTCGCGTCGGTTGCTAATTCATGGAGAACTGCCACGGGAGTCTCTGGCGACGTGGCATATTTCTCCTTTGTCGCATTTTTGTGCTATGTTGATGCACATGCTacgcgagagagagaattaTATTTCCTTGGTATTTTTTTGCGGATGCCACGTTGAGACGGAAGACGGCAACATCGGCGCTGtagtgatgatgaagagcctGTTAGCACAACTACTACAGCAAATCCCATTTGAGTCTTTGACTTTAGATGAAAGCATCAATATAAATTGCCTCAGTGAAAACAACTGCGACATATCCCAATTATGCGATCTCTTCGTTTGGTTGGTTCATCGGCAGCTGAGTCGAGATTACACCTTGGTGTGTATGATTGATGGTGTCGGGTATTACGAAACGGATGAATTCGAGCTTGACGTATTAGTCGTCATGAAAATGCTGTTAAAACTCTCCGAAGAAACCTTcaatgaggaagatgatggagaatcTTTGTGCGGAGACACCAAAGTCCTGATCACCACTCCCTTTGCTACAGATGCCATTCAAGAATTGTTTGAGGATATGGATGGCAGTAATGAAATGTCATTCGTATCAATGTCAGGGCTTCCAAGGATAAATGAATACCTTGGTATGCCGGAGGATCTTTGGAATCAAGATTTAGAGGATGAGGGTAGTGTGGACCATGATAGTGCAATGTCAGATGAAGTTGACTCTCATAGTGTTAGTGACGCTTAG
- a CDS encoding uncharacterized protein (EggNog:ENOG41~SECRETED:SignalP(1-20)), with product MKAQATAALVAGLLAYATAAQSTLALGELTFAAPQCSDGGSGVNVSDCSTAISQLLAANCSGGVCHIPAAAPDAAESTISQLVGKCEVAIGTFANGDAVTFNQDSVESAFPAFINECFGHAGGFGAPLQLTTDGILRLIFFNGIIGGGG from the coding sequence ATGAAGGCGCAGGCAACTGCAGCGCTGGTTGCTGGGCTTCTCGCCTATGCCACAGCCGCGCAATCTACTTTGGCTTTGGGAGAGTTAACTTTTGCAGCTCCCCAATGCTCTGACGGCGGCTCCGGTGTTAATGTCTCCGACTGCAGCACAGCAATCTcacagctgctggccgcAAACTGCTCTGGGGGAGTATGCCATatcccagcagcagcccccgATGCCGCAGAGTCGACTATTTCCCAGCTGGTGGGAAAATGTGAGGTGGCTATCGGTACCTTTGCCAATGGAGATGCCGTCACGTTCAACCAAGATTCTGTGGAGAGCGCATTCCCAGCTTTTATCAATGAATGCTTTGGACATGCCGGAGGTTTTGGCGCCCCACTTCAACTCACTACTGACGGAATTCTCCGCCTTATATTCTTCAACGGCATCATTGGCGGTGGCGGTTAA